One Thermodesulfobacteriota bacterium DNA window includes the following coding sequences:
- a CDS encoding ABC transporter ATP-binding protein, producing MKDWIRVEQLYKSFGNGAKKVDVLKGIDLTFSRGEMAAIVGASGAGKTTLLHILGTLDRPTSGKVFYGDQDIFTLNERDLAHFRNQEIGFVFQFHHLLPEFSALENTMMPCLIQGMSRKEATRRAEAILALVGLKERLSHKPGELSGGEQQRVAVARAMVLEPKILLADEPTGNLDSKTGASVFALLRELNRLKNVTLIMVTHNPSLAAQMPRQILLTDGKAIG from the coding sequence TTGAAAGATTGGATCCGGGTGGAGCAGCTCTATAAATCTTTTGGAAACGGGGCCAAGAAGGTGGACGTCCTCAAAGGGATCGACCTCACCTTCTCCCGGGGGGAGATGGCCGCCATCGTCGGGGCCTCCGGGGCCGGAAAGACGACCCTCCTCCACATCCTCGGGACCCTTGACCGACCGACCTCTGGGAAGGTCTTCTACGGTGACCAGGACATCTTCACCCTGAACGAACGCGATTTGGCCCATTTCCGAAATCAAGAGATCGGCTTCGTCTTCCAGTTTCACCATCTCCTGCCCGAATTTAGCGCCCTCGAAAACACGATGATGCCCTGTCTGATCCAGGGGATGTCGAGAAAGGAGGCGACCCGGCGGGCCGAGGCCATCCTGGCCCTGGTCGGGCTGAAAGAAAGGCTCTCCCATAAACCGGGGGAGCTCTCGGGAGGGGAACAGCAGAGGGTGGCTGTGGCCAGGGCGATGGTGTTGGAGCCTAAAATTCTCCTGGCCGATGAGCCTACCGGCAACCTCGATTCCAAGACCGGGGCCTCGGTCTTCGCCCTGCTTCGAGAACTGAATCGCCTGAAAAACGTGACCCTCATCATGGTGACCCATAACCCCTCCCTGGCCGCTCAGATGCCCCGGCAGATCCTCTTGACCGATGGAAAGGCGATCGGATAA
- a CDS encoding cyclic nucleotide-binding domain-containing protein, with the protein MNKLQTSPKDEALSFLSRGDWKKALEALEKHLEQNPEDLRSRLKRAEWLERLGRKREALAEYRNVAEAYAADGFLLQAISVFKMILRLDPSQKGVNERLAQLHAEKARFTQKGPSVQALPLFSDLNEEELRSLSERVCFKTFPKGAYLFREGDPGDSLILLNRGEVEVYKKDRRGEERPIRHLREGDCFGEFGFFLDRRRHGSVKALTDCETVEVSRDHLEALLERHPRIKEILEDLFKRRVMDNLIALSPLFAPLSAPERADLLNRFQVKNVPGDTLIFQGGDPPHSLYLIKSGEVEIFTQTRYGKRAVLARLGSGQFFGEIGVLLDKPRMAFARTTRPTELLELSKRDFEDLLRRHPPLQAIAREISSKRLSRMKEVLTSGLRETTKESLV; encoded by the coding sequence ATGAATAAACTCCAGACCTCCCCAAAAGATGAAGCCCTTTCCTTTCTCTCGAGGGGAGATTGGAAAAAGGCCCTCGAAGCCCTTGAAAAACATTTGGAACAGAATCCCGAAGACCTTCGGTCCCGCTTGAAGAGGGCAGAGTGGCTCGAGCGGTTGGGCAGAAAGAGGGAGGCCTTGGCCGAATACCGAAACGTGGCCGAGGCCTATGCGGCCGATGGCTTCCTGCTTCAGGCCATCTCGGTCTTCAAAATGATCTTGAGGCTCGATCCCTCCCAAAAAGGGGTGAACGAGAGGCTCGCCCAGCTCCATGCGGAGAAGGCCCGCTTCACTCAGAAAGGCCCTTCTGTCCAGGCTCTCCCTCTCTTCTCCGATCTCAACGAAGAAGAACTCCGCTCCCTTTCCGAGCGCGTTTGCTTCAAAACGTTCCCCAAGGGGGCCTATCTCTTTCGGGAGGGGGATCCCGGGGATTCCCTCATCCTCCTGAACCGCGGGGAGGTGGAGGTCTACAAAAAGGACCGGAGGGGCGAGGAACGGCCGATCCGACATCTTCGGGAGGGAGACTGTTTCGGGGAATTCGGTTTCTTCCTCGATCGACGAAGGCATGGAAGCGTCAAGGCCCTGACGGATTGCGAGACGGTGGAGGTCTCGCGGGATCACCTGGAGGCCCTTCTCGAACGCCATCCCCGCATCAAGGAGATCCTCGAAGATCTCTTCAAACGGCGGGTCATGGACAACCTCATCGCCCTTTCTCCCCTTTTTGCACCTCTCTCAGCGCCCGAGCGGGCCGATCTTTTAAACCGATTTCAGGTGAAGAACGTTCCGGGCGATACCCTGATCTTCCAGGGAGGAGACCCTCCCCACAGCCTCTATTTGATCAAGAGCGGTGAAGTGGAGATCTTCACCCAGACCCGTTACGGGAAACGGGCGGTCCTCGCAAGATTGGGCAGCGGGCAATTCTTCGGTGAGATCGGGGTGCTTCTCGATAAACCCCGGATGGCTTTCGCCCGGACTACGAGGCCCACAGAACTCTTAGAATTATCAAAGAGGGATTTTGAGGACCTCCTGAGAAGGCATCCCCCTCTGCAGGCCATCGCCAGGGAGATCTCATCGAAGCGTCTCAGCCGGATGAAGGAGGTCCTCACCTCGGGCCTCCGTGAGACGACAAAGGAGTCACTCGTTTGA
- the lysS gene encoding lysine--tRNA ligase: MDETHELIQQRIKKLEALREEGINPYPNDFRVTHTSKDLKEAYGSLTEEELRSVPERFSIAGRIVAIRNFGKASFIHVKDRDGKMQAYLQKEILGEEAFRLFKRFDIGDFIGLEGKVFRTKTGELTLQVHHFRLLGKSLRPLPEKWHGLTDIELRYRQRYLDLIANPKVKEVFLTRTLVIQRIRDFFNQRGFCEVETPMLHPIPGGATARPFETHHNALDMKLYLRVAPELYLKRLVVGGFERIYEINRSFRNEGLSTLHNPEFTMLEFYLSYATYLDLMEMTEELLSSMVHEIHGGPRLPCQGKVIDFQRPWRRIRFKDSLVEVGHLDPAVIENPGRAIEVARGLGLELKKGTSHGRVLADLFKETVEPHLIEPTFVTHYPTEVSPLSRRNEEDPEVVDRFELFIAGREIANGFSELNDPLDQRERFLQQLKERTEEGDPSLFFDEDFLLALEYGMPPTAGEGIGIDRWVMLLTDSPSIRDVIFFPLLRKER, translated from the coding sequence ATGGACGAAACCCACGAACTGATCCAGCAGAGGATCAAAAAATTGGAGGCCTTAAGAGAGGAGGGGATCAATCCCTACCCCAACGACTTCCGGGTCACCCATACCTCAAAAGACCTCAAAGAGGCCTACGGGTCCCTGACTGAGGAGGAGCTTCGTTCGGTTCCCGAACGGTTTTCCATCGCGGGCAGGATCGTCGCCATCCGCAACTTTGGGAAAGCCAGTTTCATTCATGTCAAGGACCGGGATGGTAAAATGCAGGCCTACCTCCAGAAGGAGATCCTCGGAGAGGAGGCCTTCCGGCTCTTTAAAAGGTTTGACATAGGCGATTTTATCGGGCTGGAGGGGAAGGTCTTCCGTACGAAGACCGGAGAACTCACCCTCCAGGTCCACCATTTTCGCCTCCTCGGCAAATCCCTCCGTCCCCTCCCGGAGAAGTGGCATGGCCTGACGGACATCGAGCTCCGGTATCGTCAGCGCTACCTCGACCTGATCGCCAACCCGAAGGTGAAAGAGGTCTTCCTCACCCGCACCCTGGTCATCCAGAGAATCAGGGACTTCTTTAACCAAAGGGGTTTCTGCGAGGTGGAGACACCCATGCTCCATCCCATTCCCGGTGGGGCCACGGCCAGACCCTTCGAGACCCATCACAACGCCCTCGACATGAAACTCTATCTCCGGGTGGCCCCGGAACTCTATCTCAAACGCCTCGTGGTCGGAGGATTTGAGAGGATATACGAGATCAACCGGAGCTTCCGGAACGAAGGGCTTTCCACCCTTCACAATCCGGAATTCACCATGCTCGAGTTCTACCTGAGCTACGCGACCTATCTCGATCTGATGGAGATGACCGAGGAGCTTCTCAGCTCCATGGTCCATGAGATCCATGGGGGCCCCCGGCTTCCCTGTCAGGGGAAGGTGATCGACTTCCAGAGGCCCTGGAGGCGCATCCGTTTCAAGGATTCTCTCGTCGAAGTGGGACATCTCGACCCCGCGGTCATCGAAAATCCCGGCCGGGCAATCGAGGTCGCCCGCGGCCTCGGACTCGAATTGAAAAAGGGCACCTCGCACGGAAGGGTCTTGGCCGACCTCTTCAAGGAGACGGTCGAGCCCCATCTCATCGAACCGACCTTTGTCACCCATTACCCCACGGAGGTCTCCCCTCTCTCTCGGAGGAACGAAGAGGATCCGGAAGTGGTGGACCGGTTCGAACTCTTCATCGCCGGCAGAGAGATCGCCAACGGCTTTTCGGAGTTGAACGACCCCTTGGATCAGCGAGAGCGGTTTCTCCAGCAGCTCAAGGAGCGGACGGAGGAAGGGGACCCCTCCCTCTTCTTCGATGAGGACTTCCTCCTCGCCCTCGAATATGGAATGCCCCCCACGGCCGGGGAGGGGATCGGCATTGACCGATGGGTGATGCTTCTGACCGACTCTCCTTCGATCCGCGATGTCATCTTCTTTCCGCTGCTCAGGAAGGAGAGGTGA
- a CDS encoding lipoprotein-releasing ABC transporter permease subunit, with protein MRYEWFIGLRYLKAKRKQTFISIITVISVAGVMLGVMALIVVLSVMNGFQQTIKEKILGTQAHIHLLKASEAGIDHYEEILKKVEGVKGVISAAPFIFSQVMLSSESGVSGAVLKGIDPDRAPKVTDLANNLKAGRLDSLKEEKGGTPPGIILGVELAKHLSVAIDDPVQVISPLGTVTPMGMMPKMKRFQVKGIFYSGMYEYDNTMAFISLGSAQKFFSMENRITGIEIKTEDIYRAQEISRSIRKTMGFPYWTKDWMEMNRNLFAALKLEKTIMFIIVVLIVLVAAFNIVSTLIMVVMEKTKDIAILKSMGAPSSGILKIFVIEGGVIGVVGTILGTLAGLTIAFHLEPIIDFVEKTFEFKILARDVYYIDKFPSQVNLLDVSLIVLTAILISLLATIYPSWRASKLDPAEALRYE; from the coding sequence ATGCGCTACGAATGGTTTATCGGCCTACGATATCTCAAGGCCAAACGGAAACAGACCTTCATCTCCATCATCACCGTGATCTCGGTAGCCGGTGTGATGCTGGGGGTGATGGCCTTGATCGTCGTCCTCTCCGTCATGAACGGATTTCAACAGACCATCAAGGAGAAGATCCTGGGCACCCAGGCCCACATCCATCTTCTTAAGGCCAGCGAGGCAGGGATCGACCATTACGAAGAGATCCTCAAGAAGGTCGAGGGGGTGAAAGGGGTCATCTCCGCCGCCCCCTTCATCTTCAGTCAGGTGATGCTCTCGTCGGAGTCGGGCGTTTCCGGCGCCGTTTTAAAGGGGATCGACCCCGACCGGGCCCCCAAGGTGACCGACCTGGCCAATAACCTCAAGGCCGGACGCCTCGATTCCCTGAAGGAGGAGAAAGGAGGGACCCCCCCGGGGATCATCCTAGGCGTTGAGCTGGCGAAGCATCTATCCGTTGCGATCGACGATCCGGTCCAGGTCATCTCCCCCCTGGGCACGGTGACGCCCATGGGCATGATGCCGAAGATGAAACGCTTCCAGGTCAAGGGGATCTTCTACTCGGGGATGTACGAATACGACAACACCATGGCCTTCATCTCCCTCGGCAGCGCCCAGAAGTTCTTCTCCATGGAGAACCGGATTACAGGGATCGAAATCAAGACCGAGGATATCTATCGGGCCCAGGAGATCAGCCGATCGATCCGAAAAACGATGGGCTTTCCCTACTGGACGAAGGACTGGATGGAGATGAACCGAAACCTCTTTGCCGCCCTCAAATTAGAAAAGACCATCATGTTCATCATCGTCGTCCTGATCGTCCTCGTGGCGGCTTTCAACATCGTTTCGACCCTGATCATGGTGGTGATGGAGAAAACGAAGGACATCGCCATCCTGAAGTCGATGGGCGCGCCCTCCAGCGGTATTCTGAAAATTTTTGTGATCGAGGGCGGCGTGATCGGGGTCGTGGGGACGATCTTGGGGACCCTCGCCGGGTTGACGATCGCCTTTCATCTGGAGCCGATCATCGATTTCGTGGAGAAGACCTTTGAGTTCAAGATCCTCGCCCGTGACGTTTACTACATCGACAAGTTCCCCTCACAGGTGAACCTCCTCGATGTCTCCCTCATCGTCCTCACCGCCATCCTGATCAGCCTCCTGGCGACGATCTACCCCTCCTGGAGGGCCTCCAAGCTCGATCCGGCCGAGGCACTGCGATATGAATAA